CAAGCGTCCATTTATTATACTTCATCATCGTTCCTCCGATTTTCGTTTTATGTTTTACTGCGTTTAATGCGTTGCATTGTGAGCAAATCCAGTCTGCTCAGCACACCAAACGGTGCATTTCGATGGAAACTAGGGGCCAAATGCACGTTTGACAACTAAAATTTACAGAAATTTTTCACAATGTACACCTTGGCTAATTTTCCGGCAGACTACACTACCTATTGTGAAAGCCCTGCAAGTATCCACAAGGGATGGTATTTCAGACCAAATTAAATGCGTGATGGCACATAAAAAAGTCGAGTCAGACCACAAAATATCGGTGCTACAATGACCGCATTTCAATCAAACGATCTCCAGACGAATCCACCAAGGGGGGCACTTCCCACAATCCTGAGATATGGTATTCGGCTGCCCCCTTGCCGTTGCGCACTAATTGAACGGCTTGCAGTCCGGCTCCACGCGCTCCCTCTACGTCCTCGATGTAATGGTCGCCAATGTGGAGAATCTGCTCCGGCGGTATGCGCAGTTTTCGAACCACTTCCTCGAATACAACCGGCGACGGCTTGTGGAAGGCAACCTCAGAGGAGGGAATGATTGTTTCAAAGTACCCGGCCAGCCCCAAACGTTTCAGCAATGGGCGCAACCGGTCATCCCAATTGGAAACCACGGCCATGGGAATCCCCTTTCCCGCCAGTTCATCCAATACCGGCAACACGTCCGGGTGTATCC
The nucleotide sequence above comes from Verrucomicrobiota bacterium. Encoded proteins:
- a CDS encoding HAD-IA family hydrolase, encoding MRPVKHVRAVSFDVGGTLIGTSTAVGEIYATVAADFGLKDLDAEWLDRQFLEVWKHKVDFDYSRANWFELVRRTFGARSADLPGEFFPAVFHRFGEPDVWRIHPDVLPVLDELAGKGIPMAVVSNWDDRLRPLLKRLGLAGYFETIIPSSEVAFHKPSPVVFEEVVRKLRIPPEQILHIGDHYIEDVEGARGAGLQAVQLVRNGKGAAEYHISGLWEVPPLVDSSGDRLIEMRSL